The Tenuifilum sp. 4138str genome contains the following window.
ACTATGATGGATGTGCCTCCGGCATTTAGCTCTTTAATTAGGTTCCGAACCTCAACAATCCCCTCGGGGTCTAAGCCGTTTGTGGGTTCATCAAGGACAATAATTTTTGGGTTACCCAGCAAGGCTTGTGCAATAGCCATGCGTTGCTTCATTCCAAGTGAGAAGGTTGCAACCTTTGCTTTTAGGTTGGGGGTTAGGCCAACCCGCTCAATGGCAGGGAAAATCGCATTATAGCTGATATTCTTAGCCAGTGCGCTGATACGCATATTATCGTAAAGGGAAAGGTAAGGGTAGAATGTGGGTACCTCAATAAGAGCGCCAATCCTGGTGGTTGGAACATGGTTTGGTGGGGTGTTAAACCATGTAAAGTGGCCTGAGGTTGGGTATCGTAAGCCCATCAATATCGATAGTAGTGTAGTTTTACCGCTACCATTAGGGCCAAGAATTCCCAGTACCTGACCTTCAACAACCTCGAGCGTGAAGTTACAAAGCGCTTCGGTTGTTCCGTAGTTCTTGGTTAGATTGTTTATTGACAGTAGTGCATGCATACCCACTTGGGAATTGGGTTAGTTACCCATTTCCGACATGAACTTGATACGCATCAACCGGATTTCCTCCTCGGTGATGTCATCATCGCCAAGGGCAGCCATTGCTTCCTCAATACTTTCGGTCTGAGCCTCGTTACGGAAGTAGTCGAAAATCTCCTCCTGCTTATCCTCGTCAATTACTTTGTTGATGTAGTAGTCGATATTGATGCGTGTTCCGGAATTTACAATGGCCTCAATCTCAGTGAGCAGTTCGTCCATCTCTAGGTTCTTAGCCTCAGCAATATCCTCAAAATCCATTTTGCGGTCGATGCTTTGGATGATGAATACCTTCAGGAGCGATTTGTTTGCCACCGATTTTACAACCATATCCTGAGGACGGATAATTTCCTTTTCCTCAACGTATGCCTTAATAAGCTCAACAAATTCCTTACCGAAACGTCGCGCTTTACCCGCTCCAACACCCGATATGTTCTGTAGTTCATCAATTGTAATTGGGTATTGAATAGCCATATCCTCCAGCGAAGGGTCTTGGAAAATTACGAATGGCGGAAGGTTTAGCTTCTTGGCCATTTTCTTGCGGAGCTCCTTGAGCATGTTCAGCAGCTCATCGTCGGCGGCTCCACCTCCAGCCTTGTCGGGCGATAGCCCAATGGCCTCGTCGTCGTCGCCTTCCTCGTAGCGTTGGTCAAGGGTAAACATTACCTCCTGAGGTTTCTCAAGGAAATCCTTACCCTTTTGGGTAACCATTAGCAAACCGTAGTTCTCAATGTCCTTATCGATGTATTTCATTACCAAGGCTTGGCGGATTATGGAGTTCCAGAACATGGGGTCTTTGTCAGTCCCTTCGCCAAAGGTGTCGAGCTGGTTATGCTTATACGATTTAACGGCAGCGGTAACATTCCCGGTAAGGATGTTTACTATATGGTCAGCCTTGAACTTTTGGTTAACGGCAAGTATGGTTTCCAGAACCATTTGAAGCTCATCCTGCCCATCGAACTGGGTTTTGGGGTTAAGGCAGTTATCGCATGAGTTGCAATTATCCTCAGTGAACTCCTCGCCAAAGTAGTTTAGCAAGGTTTTGCGGCGACACATCGACGACTCGGCGTACGATACGGTTTCGAGCAGTAGCTGTTTGCCTATTTCCTGTTCCGATACCGGTTTACCCTGCATGAACTTTTCCAGCTTCTGGATATCCTTGTAGCTGTAAAAGGTGATACATTGTCCCTCGCCGCCGTCGCGACCGGCGCGGCCGGTTTCCTGGTAGTAACCCTCAAGGCTTTTGGGTATATCGTAGTGGATAACAAATCGAACATCTGGCTTATCGATACCCATTCCAAAGGCAATGGTAGCCACAATAACATCAACCTCTTCCATCAGGAATTTATCCTGGTTCTCGGAACGGGTGCTGGCATCCATACCGGCATGGTAGGGGAGTGCCTTTATACCGTTAACCTTGAGCACCTCAGCCATCTCCTCAACCTTTTTGCGGCTAAGGCAGTATATAATACCCGATTTTCCTGGGTTATTCTTGATGTACTTGATTATCTCCTTAACGGCGTTAACCTTGGGGCGTACCTCATAGTACAGGTTTGGCCTGTTGAACGACGATTTGAAAACCGTGGCATTCAGCATGCCCAGGTTCTTTTGAATATCGTGCTGAACCTTTGGTGTTGCTGTGGCAGTTAGGGCAATTAATGGGGCTTGGCCTATCTCGTTAATAATGGGACGAATACGGCGGTATTCTGGTCTAAAATCGTGCCCCCATTCCGAGATACAGTGAGCCTCGTCAATGGCATAGAACGATATTTTTACCTGACGGAGGAATTGAACATTCTCCTCCTTGGTGAGCGACTCGGGAGCCACGTAAAGCATCTTGGTGGTTCCTGCCATTATATCGTCTTTTACCTTCTGTATCTGCGCCTTGTTTAGCGATGAGTTAAGAAAATGCGCTACACCATCTTCAACCACAAAGCTACGCATATTATCTACCTGATTCTTCATCAGGGCGATGAGTGGCGATATGATTATGGCCGTACCATCCAGTATAAGTGCCGGAAGCTGGTAGCATAACGATTTACCTCCGCCTGTAGGCATAAGTACAAAGGTGTCGTTTCCGGCAAGAACATTCCTAATGATAGCCTCCTGGTTACCTTTGAAGGTGGTAAACCCGAAATACTTGTTCAGGTACTCTTTTAACGAGATTTCCGATGCATCAACTTTCATTTCCTTGCGTTCCCTCTGGGTAGGTATTTAACTTTTGTTAATAGGTTTGTTTAAACAATCAAATAAAAAAACAATACTTTTGCTCTAAGATATACTATTAAATTTAAATTAAGGTTTAGTTTAGCGTCTTTTAACAAAGGATTACAAAAGTAGTAAAAATTGACTTACAATGAACTCACAAATAAAAAGTCTGGCTGTTGAAACCATTAAGTCCGAAGCTGCTGCTATTGAGAAACTTGCAGAGTACATTGACGATAACTTTGAGCAAACGGTTAACGAAATATTTAACGGAAAAGGTAGGGTTATTGTTACCGGTATAGGCAAAAGCGCCATAATAGCAAGCAAAATAGTTGCGACCCTTAACTCTACTGGCACTCCGGCCATTTTCATGCATGCTGCCGATGCCATCCATGGCGATTTAGGAATTATCCAACCCGACGATATTATCATTTGCCTGTCAAAGAGTGGAAACACCCCAGAAATCAAAGTACTTGTACCTTTAATAAAGAATTTAGGGAATAAAGTAGTTGCCATTGTTTCAAATACAGATTCGTATTTGGCCCAAAAGGCCGACTATGTTTTGCGGGCAACCGTAGAGCGCGAAGCCTGCCCCAATAACCTTGCTCCCACATCGAGCACCACTGCTCAGCTGGTAATTGGCGATGCTTTGGCTGTATGCCTTTTAAAGCTACGTGGTTTTACTCCTGCCGATTTTGCCCGTTTTCATCCCGGAGGCTCGCTTGGGAAAAAGCTTTACATGAGGGTTTCCGACATCTTCTCGCAGAATAATGTGCCGAGGGTTCACCCAAACGACCCAATACCTTCAGTTATTATTGAAATTTCGTCGAAAAGACTTGGCGCTACAGCTGTACTGGACGATAACGAAAAGCTCATGGGTATAATAACCGATGGCGACCTGCGTCGTATGCTCCAGAACAACGCTACCATTGAGGGGCTAACCGCCAAGGATATTATGTCCAGAACGCCCAAAACTATCGACCCGCATGAGTTGGCCATTAATGCCTTCCACCTGATGGAGCAGCACAAAATAACCCAGCTTTTAGTAATGGAGAATGATAGATACTTGGGAGTTATTCACATTCACGATATACTGCGCGAGGGTATAGTTTAACCTATCCTTTATTGCCATGAAAAGCAGGTCGGAGATGACCATTCTTGAGCACCTGGCGGAACTACGATTGGTTTTGCTTAAAGTAGTTGTGGCTGTGGTGCTGGCAAGTGTGGTTGCCTTTCTTTTTGGCGATAAACTTCTTGAGCTACTTACGCAGGTTAGTGACCCCAACTTTATCACAAACCAATGGTTATGCAAACTGTCTAGCATTCTAAACTCACCCGATTTGTGCATCAATAGCCATAGGCTAAGTTTTACCAACATTGAACTGGCCGGACAATTTACTCTGCATATCAGGCTGGCTATTTTTGGAGGAGCAATACTTACTGCACCTTATAGCGTAACAGCCATTGCAAGGTTTATTCTACCTGCCTTAAAGGATAAGGAACGAAAGATTTCCATAAAATTTTTAATATACAGCATAGTTCTTTTCATTACTGGTGTGGCATTTGGCTACTTTATTATAGCACCCATAGCCGTTCATTTCCTGGCAAATTACAGCTTGAGCGAATCAATTGCGAACCAAATAACCGTTCAATCGTTCATTAGAACAGTTACGCAAACTGTTTTTGCAATGGGGTTAAGTTTTGAATTGCCTTTAGTAGTTTTCTACCTGACTAAATGGCATATAATTGAGATTGAAGTTTTAAAGCGAAACAGGCTCATAGCTATTGTTGTGTTACTTTCATTGGCTGCCATTATTACACCGCCCGATGTATTTAGTATGATAATTGTAGCTGTGCCGCTATGGTTGCTTTACGAGGTAAGCATTTTTGCTACAAAATGGGCTAAAACTAAGGATTAGCTATGAAACGCCTTTTAACAGTATTATTTATAGCATTTTTTTGCTCTAATTTTGCTCTCGGTCAAGGTCAAATAACCAAGATTAGAGGCAAGGTTTTTGATGCTCAAACTAACGAGCCTTTGCCATACGTTAATGTTACATTCAAGAACACCACCCAGGGTACCATTACATCCGAAAAAGGCGAATTTTTTCTTGAGTCGCGCACAGCAACCGATACACTTATAGTTTCTTTTGTGGGTTATAAACCCGCAATGCTTAGGGTTAAAAAGGGTGTTTACCAGGAGGTATCGGTAAACCTGGAGCCAGAAGCCATTGAGCTTGAGGCAGTGGTAGTTAAACCGGGCGAGAGCCAGGCAAATCGCATTATCCGGAATATCATCGCGAACAAGGATAAAAACAATCCTGCAAATTTTAGCTATAGCTGTAAAAACTATAATAAGATTCAGGTTGATATCAATAATATTGATGAGGATATTAAGAAACGCAAGGTATTTAACCAGTTTCAGTTTATATGGGACTATGTTGATACCAATGCGGTAACCGGTAAAACTTACCTGCCAATATTCATTACCGAGTCGTTATCGGATTACTACTACCGCGCTAATCCAAAGATGGAAAAGGAAATCATCAGGGCTACTAAAATGTCGGGTGTTAACAACGAGAGCGTAGCGCAGTTTACAGGCAAAATATACCAAAGCGTTAATATTTACGATAACTACATCAACATTTTTGACCAGGGGCTGGTGAGCCCTATTTCAAACTCTGGGATGCTTTTCTATAAGTACATTCTGCTGGACAGCATGTATATTGATAACCGTTGGTGCTACCAGATTTCGTTCCGTCCCCGCCGCAAAATGGAACCAACCTTTACGGGCGATTTCTGGGTAAACGATAGCACATGGGCTATTGTTAAAGCCCAGATTAGGTTATCGGATATGGTGAACCTGAACTTTGTGAACGATATGGTGGCTACTGCTGAGTTCATGCCGCTTAACGATACCCTTTGGTTCCCAAAGCAAATGACCCTTTTTGTCGATTTCAACCTAACCGATAAAACAACCGGTTTCTTTGGCCATAAAACAATATCGTACAGCGATGTTAAGCTAAATGCAGACTTTCCCACGGAAGTTGCTGAAATGCCCACCAACCTGAAAGTAGAGGAGGGGGCGCTTGACCAGAAGGACGAGTTTTGGGATCAGGCTCGCCCGTTTGAGCTTACCCCACGCGAGGCAGGAATTTACCAAATGGTCGATTCCATACAGCAGGTTCCAATGTACAAAACATTTATCGACATTATCGATATGTTTGTAAACTACTACTATACGGTTGGTTACTGGGAAATAGGGCCATACTACCAAACCTATAGCTTCAACGAGATTGAAGGGAACCGGTTTAAGGTTTCGGGCCGAACAAGCAATAAGTTTAGTAAAAAGATTATGTTCGATGCCTTTTTGGCATACGGCGATAAGGATGAGCGCTTTAAGTGGGGGGTGGGCTCACTTTACATGATTAATAAAAACCCACGTGAAGCAGTTGGTGTAAGCTACAGAAGCGATATTGAACAGCTGGGGCAAAGCCCCTATGCGCTCACGGAGGATAACATTCTTACGTCATTCCTAAGGCGAAACCCTAACAATAAGCTGACCCTTGTAAAGGACTTTACGGCTTACTATGAGAAAGAGTGGTTTGTTGGCCTATCCAATAAGCTCACTTTTAGCCACCGTACCATTTACCCCACTGAGTTTATACCGTTCACGCCTGTTTTAGGAGGTAACGATTTAAAAAGCATTACCAATGCCACATTCACCCTAAATACCCGTTGGATTAAAGATGAACGCTATGTTTCGGGCGAGTTTGAGAAAGTTAGCCTTGGCAGCAATTGGCCGGAAGTGAACTTTGATATAACCAGGTCAATTAAAGGTTTTGCCGGATCCGACTACGATTTCTGGAAGTTGCACTTGAACTACTACCATAAATTCAATGTCAACCCCATTGGATATGCCCGATTTATTCTTGATGCAGGCAAAATTTTCGGGAAAGTACCTTACCCTCTGCTTCAGCTTCATGAGGGTAACGAGACCTATGCATTTGACCGGTATGCCTTTAACATGATGAACTACTACGAGTTTGCTTCCGACCAGTATGTAAGCCTTTACTATGAGCACCATTTTCAGGGGATATTCCTTAACCATTTCCCGATACTCCGGAGGTTAAAATGGCGCGAGGTGGCTACTGCCAAGTACTTGATTGGGAGCATTAGCAACCAGAACATGCAGGTTCTTCAATTCCCGGCAGGCTTGGGTGAGGTTTCAAAACCTTACATGGAGGTAAGTGTGGGTGTTGAAAATATTTTCAAGGTAATACGGGTCGACGCCCTTTGGCGCCTTACCCATTTGGATAATCCAAATATCCAGCCCTTTGGGGTTCGGGTAGGTTTGCAAATCATCTTCTAAATCTTTAAGCATGGCTTTTGATTTCAATCGGTTCATCAGCAGGGAAAACACATCGTGTGTGAAGTACGATTTAAGGCAGGCTATTTTTGGAAACCCCGACGTTATACCCATGTGGGTAGCCGATATGGATATTCCAACCCCTGATTTTATTATTGATGCTATCCGCGAAAGGTTAAACCATCCTGTTTTGGGTTACACCTTCCGCGATACCGAATACCATAATGCAATAGCTTGGTGGTATAAGCATCGCCACAGCTGGGATTTAAAAGCGGAATGGATTGATTTTTGCCCCGGTGTGGTTTCAGGATTAAGTCACGCTATAAGGGCGTTCACAAGCCCAGGCGATAAAGTAATCATTCAGCCACCGGTTTATCGTCCATTTTTTACAACCGTAACAGGTAATGGAAGGGAACTTGCTTTCAACCCCTTGGTTGAGAACGATAGTGAATACACCTTCAATTACGATTTGCTTGAAAAGCAAGCCTCACAGGGTGCCAAGATGCTAATCCTATCCAATCCCCATAACCCGGTTGGAAAGCTTTGGAGCAAGGAGGAACTCCTCAAACTTGGTGAAATCTGTATCAAGCACAACCTGATTATTGTATCGGACGAGATACACTCCGATTTGGTTTTTGATGGTAAAAAGCATTTCTCAATCGCTTCGTTATCGGAGCAGCTTGCCAGCATTACTGTTACGTTTGCATCAATGAGCAAAAATTTTAACCTTGCAGGGCTAGCCAGCGGCTTTGTTATTATTCCTAACCCTGAGCTCAAGGCAAGGTTTGCAGCTGAGCTGGAGGCAAGCGGAGCAGGTATGGGAAATATTTTTGGGTTTGAGACATTAAAAGCGGCATTTACACCGCAAGGAGAGGAGTGGCTAAGCGGACTCATGCAACATCTCAACTCAAACTGGGAACTGCTCAGCGAGGGGCTTGCTAAGTATGGCAGGGTTAAGATTCGTAAACCCGATGCCACATACCTTGTTTGGGCCGATTTCCGTAACACCAACCTAACCGATGACCAGCTAAATAGGCTTTTAGTACATGAGGCCGGGTTGGGTTTTAGCCCGGGAACTGAGTATGGTGCGGAGGGAAAGGGCTT
Protein-coding sequences here:
- a CDS encoding DUF5686 and carboxypeptidase-like regulatory domain-containing protein, giving the protein MKRLLTVLFIAFFCSNFALGQGQITKIRGKVFDAQTNEPLPYVNVTFKNTTQGTITSEKGEFFLESRTATDTLIVSFVGYKPAMLRVKKGVYQEVSVNLEPEAIELEAVVVKPGESQANRIIRNIIANKDKNNPANFSYSCKNYNKIQVDINNIDEDIKKRKVFNQFQFIWDYVDTNAVTGKTYLPIFITESLSDYYYRANPKMEKEIIRATKMSGVNNESVAQFTGKIYQSVNIYDNYINIFDQGLVSPISNSGMLFYKYILLDSMYIDNRWCYQISFRPRRKMEPTFTGDFWVNDSTWAIVKAQIRLSDMVNLNFVNDMVATAEFMPLNDTLWFPKQMTLFVDFNLTDKTTGFFGHKTISYSDVKLNADFPTEVAEMPTNLKVEEGALDQKDEFWDQARPFELTPREAGIYQMVDSIQQVPMYKTFIDIIDMFVNYYYTVGYWEIGPYYQTYSFNEIEGNRFKVSGRTSNKFSKKIMFDAFLAYGDKDERFKWGVGSLYMINKNPREAVGVSYRSDIEQLGQSPYALTEDNILTSFLRRNPNNKLTLVKDFTAYYEKEWFVGLSNKLTFSHRTIYPTEFIPFTPVLGGNDLKSITNATFTLNTRWIKDERYVSGEFEKVSLGSNWPEVNFDITRSIKGFAGSDYDFWKLHLNYYHKFNVNPIGYARFILDAGKIFGKVPYPLLQLHEGNETYAFDRYAFNMMNYYEFASDQYVSLYYEHHFQGIFLNHFPILRRLKWREVATAKYLIGSISNQNMQVLQFPAGLGEVSKPYMEVSVGVENIFKVIRVDALWRLTHLDNPNIQPFGVRVGLQIIF
- the tatC gene encoding twin-arginine translocase subunit TatC; its protein translation is MKSRSEMTILEHLAELRLVLLKVVVAVVLASVVAFLFGDKLLELLTQVSDPNFITNQWLCKLSSILNSPDLCINSHRLSFTNIELAGQFTLHIRLAIFGGAILTAPYSVTAIARFILPALKDKERKISIKFLIYSIVLFITGVAFGYFIIAPIAVHFLANYSLSESIANQITVQSFIRTVTQTVFAMGLSFELPLVVFYLTKWHIIEIEVLKRNRLIAIVVLLSLAAIITPPDVFSMIIVAVPLWLLYEVSIFATKWAKTKD
- a CDS encoding MalY/PatB family protein, whose amino-acid sequence is MAFDFNRFISRENTSCVKYDLRQAIFGNPDVIPMWVADMDIPTPDFIIDAIRERLNHPVLGYTFRDTEYHNAIAWWYKHRHSWDLKAEWIDFCPGVVSGLSHAIRAFTSPGDKVIIQPPVYRPFFTTVTGNGRELAFNPLVENDSEYTFNYDLLEKQASQGAKMLILSNPHNPVGKLWSKEELLKLGEICIKHNLIIVSDEIHSDLVFDGKKHFSIASLSEQLASITVTFASMSKNFNLAGLASGFVIIPNPELKARFAAELEASGAGMGNIFGFETLKAAFTPQGEEWLSGLMQHLNSNWELLSEGLAKYGRVKIRKPDATYLVWADFRNTNLTDDQLNRLLVHEAGLGFSPGTEYGAEGKGFQRINIACPNQTIELALKRLAKIARYIE
- a CDS encoding KpsF/GutQ family sugar-phosphate isomerase, translating into MNSQIKSLAVETIKSEAAAIEKLAEYIDDNFEQTVNEIFNGKGRVIVTGIGKSAIIASKIVATLNSTGTPAIFMHAADAIHGDLGIIQPDDIIICLSKSGNTPEIKVLVPLIKNLGNKVVAIVSNTDSYLAQKADYVLRATVEREACPNNLAPTSSTTAQLVIGDALAVCLLKLRGFTPADFARFHPGGSLGKKLYMRVSDIFSQNNVPRVHPNDPIPSVIIEISSKRLGATAVLDDNEKLMGIITDGDLRRMLQNNATIEGLTAKDIMSRTPKTIDPHELAINAFHLMEQHKITQLLVMENDRYLGVIHIHDILREGIV
- the recQ gene encoding DNA helicase RecQ, whose amino-acid sequence is MKVDASEISLKEYLNKYFGFTTFKGNQEAIIRNVLAGNDTFVLMPTGGGKSLCYQLPALILDGTAIIISPLIALMKNQVDNMRSFVVEDGVAHFLNSSLNKAQIQKVKDDIMAGTTKMLYVAPESLTKEENVQFLRQVKISFYAIDEAHCISEWGHDFRPEYRRIRPIINEIGQAPLIALTATATPKVQHDIQKNLGMLNATVFKSSFNRPNLYYEVRPKVNAVKEIIKYIKNNPGKSGIIYCLSRKKVEEMAEVLKVNGIKALPYHAGMDASTRSENQDKFLMEEVDVIVATIAFGMGIDKPDVRFVIHYDIPKSLEGYYQETGRAGRDGGEGQCITFYSYKDIQKLEKFMQGKPVSEQEIGKQLLLETVSYAESSMCRRKTLLNYFGEEFTEDNCNSCDNCLNPKTQFDGQDELQMVLETILAVNQKFKADHIVNILTGNVTAAVKSYKHNQLDTFGEGTDKDPMFWNSIIRQALVMKYIDKDIENYGLLMVTQKGKDFLEKPQEVMFTLDQRYEEGDDDEAIGLSPDKAGGGAADDELLNMLKELRKKMAKKLNLPPFVIFQDPSLEDMAIQYPITIDELQNISGVGAGKARRFGKEFVELIKAYVEEKEIIRPQDMVVKSVANKSLLKVFIIQSIDRKMDFEDIAEAKNLEMDELLTEIEAIVNSGTRINIDYYINKVIDEDKQEEIFDYFRNEAQTESIEEAMAALGDDDITEEEIRLMRIKFMSEMGN
- a CDS encoding ABC transporter ATP-binding protein; this translates as MHALLSINNLTKNYGTTEALCNFTLEVVEGQVLGILGPNGSGKTTLLSILMGLRYPTSGHFTWFNTPPNHVPTTRIGALIEVPTFYPYLSLYDNMRISALAKNISYNAIFPAIERVGLTPNLKAKVATFSLGMKQRMAIAQALLGNPKIIVLDEPTNGLDPEGIVEVRNLIKELNAGGTSIIVASHNLDEVQRTCTHVAILKKGHLQAFGGVNELLTSAKVAIVEVRNPENLIDFLNSNPTIEVIERVGNSFKLLVNKSEHQVTFITDFQNHGIAVNSFEIRNLNLEELFITLVRK